A stretch of the Limnochordia bacterium genome encodes the following:
- the scpB gene encoding SMC-Scp complex subunit ScpB → MTDRLKGALEAILFASMAPVSLDTLARLLSIEPVEVEELVLDLERSLASSQRGVALFRHAGGYQLRTKAEYEEILLELGRQAETRLSDAAIETLSIIAYKQPITRAEIEDIRGVRADSAIKTLMDRGLIEEVGRKKTIGRPLMYGTTLLFLESFGLDSLESLPQVE, encoded by the coding sequence ATGACGGACAGACTCAAAGGGGCCCTAGAGGCAATCCTTTTTGCCTCCATGGCGCCGGTAAGCCTAGATACCCTAGCCCGTTTACTGAGCATCGAGCCAGTAGAAGTTGAAGAATTAGTCCTGGATCTTGAACGATCACTGGCTTCGTCCCAACGGGGTGTTGCCTTATTCCGACATGCTGGGGGTTACCAGCTACGAACAAAGGCGGAGTACGAAGAGATCCTGCTGGAGCTTGGTCGACAGGCGGAGACTAGGTTGAGTGATGCGGCCATAGAAACCTTAAGTATTATTGCCTACAAGCAGCCCATTACCCGGGCGGAGATCGAGGACATCCGGGGGGTGCGGGCGGACAGCGCGATTAAAACCCTTATGGACCGGGGCCTAATCGAGGAGGTTGGCCGCAAAAAGACCATTGGACGCCCCTTAATGTACGGAACTACCCTGTTGTTTCTCGAAAGCTTCGGTCTAGATAGTCTAGAATCTCTTCCACAGGTGGAGTAG
- a CDS encoding segregation/condensation protein A: MLLTLVEEQKLPITEIALGQVADQYLDYVAAMPELDLTYCTQFLSYAVTLFQIKAAALLPSPPVIDTQDLVDEEEEKQILLERLLEYRKFKVLAMRLREVAIRVAGTFARPKATIPKSGPEPVTGLDLSCLVESFKEAQRSQAERNQVLQPLRGKIDLGRRIIEVYRRVRKVGSTSFSSLAGPKRDPWEKLGLFLALLELTDRGRIQLDQAEPFGEIQIELASQRGERS; this comes from the coding sequence TTGTTGCTTACCCTCGTCGAGGAACAGAAGCTGCCGATCACGGAAATAGCCCTAGGTCAGGTTGCGGATCAGTATCTAGACTATGTGGCCGCCATGCCGGAACTGGACTTAACTTATTGCACCCAGTTTCTAAGCTATGCGGTCACTTTGTTTCAGATCAAAGCGGCGGCCTTGCTGCCTAGCCCCCCGGTTATAGATACCCAGGATCTCGTGGATGAAGAAGAGGAAAAACAGATCCTTTTAGAGCGATTACTGGAATACCGCAAGTTTAAGGTGCTGGCGATGCGACTACGGGAGGTGGCCATCCGGGTGGCTGGTACCTTTGCCCGCCCCAAAGCCACAATTCCCAAATCCGGCCCCGAGCCAGTTACAGGACTTGATCTAAGTTGTCTAGTGGAGTCTTTCAAGGAAGCACAGCGGTCCCAAGCAGAACGGAACCAAGTCTTGCAGCCTTTGAGGGGTAAAATAGATTTGGGTCGCAGGATTATTGAAGTGTATCGGCGAGTGAGGAAAGTAGGGAGCACCTCCTTTTCCAGCTTAGCCGGTCCAAAGAGGGACCCTTGGGAAAAGCTTGGCTTATTCCTAGCTTTGCTTGAGCTTACCGACCGGGGACGCATCCAATTGGATCAGGCGGAACCCTTTGGTGAGATCCAAATTGAACTGGCTTCCCAAAGGGGGGAACGATCATGA
- a CDS encoding rRNA pseudouridine synthase — protein sequence MEERVQKILAQAGYGSRRSCEELISQGRVQVNNRVVELGAKADPDRDSIMVDGKQIKKLPDYRYLMLHKPAGYLTAATDPRKPTIMELLDGVPVRVFPVGRLDLDSEGLLLLTNDGSLANILLHPRYGVEKTYLAEVEGSPSPPRLARLRKGVRLTDGWTSPAEVETVGQTSSTTLLRITLREGRKRQIKRMCLSIKHRVVYLKRITFGPLELGDLSLGEWRYLNKNEQNQLLQIKNRHTS from the coding sequence ATGGAAGAACGAGTTCAGAAGATTCTTGCCCAAGCGGGGTATGGGTCTCGTAGGTCCTGTGAGGAACTGATCAGCCAAGGGCGAGTGCAAGTAAATAACCGGGTAGTGGAACTTGGTGCCAAGGCAGATCCAGATCGGGATTCCATTATGGTTGATGGGAAGCAGATCAAGAAACTACCGGATTATCGTTACTTGATGCTGCACAAACCAGCGGGATATCTTACCGCGGCTACAGATCCGAGAAAGCCGACCATTATGGAGCTTTTGGATGGTGTGCCGGTTCGGGTGTTTCCTGTTGGTCGTCTAGACCTAGATAGTGAGGGACTGCTGCTCCTCACAAACGACGGGTCCCTGGCCAATATATTGCTACATCCCCGCTATGGAGTAGAGAAGACTTACTTAGCGGAGGTAGAGGGTAGTCCCTCACCTCCGCGGCTAGCAAGATTGCGAAAGGGTGTCCGACTGACCGATGGCTGGACCTCTCCGGCGGAAGTGGAGACCGTAGGTCAGACAAGCTCCACTACTTTGCTTAGAATTACCCTGCGTGAGGGCCGAAAAAGACAGATCAAAAGAATGTGCCTATCCATCAAACATCGGGTTGTATACTTAAAGCGGATTACCTTTGGTCCCCTGGAGTTAGGTGACTTAAGCCTTGGGGAATGGCGTTATCTCAACAAGAATGAGCAAAACCAGCTTCTACAGATCAAGAACAGACATACCAGTTGA
- a CDS encoding FAD-dependent oxidoreductase, producing the protein MRRVVTRPHVVVVGGGFAGCAAAVAARRAGVRVTLLERTNLLLGSGLVGGIIKNNGRLTAWEELRFLGAEDFLQVIESCLLHCNIDFPGHRHASLYDVDHIEPEVRGHLKEIGIDILLESRVVDTVVAGRRVVSVVLEEGEIIDGDVFVDATGSAGPMGNCLRYGAGCVMCVFRCPSFGARVSISAKAGVKDISGDFSGLSGSCELAKETLGRWLVDRLESTGYLVIPVPKYMTHGDVLDIKACQQYALPEYANNLILLDTGKVKVMTPYFPLELMRQVPGFQAARYADPYAGGRGNSVRLSVITPHQANLQVVGLDNLYAAGEKLGLLVGHTEGILTGYLAGHNAARTVLDMPPIVLPLELACGDFIYESNRVTQNENPGKVRFTFSGSIYFARMQQLGLYTTHIGDIESRVSRTGLAGVFAKPLLH; encoded by the coding sequence ATGCGTCGGGTGGTAACTAGGCCCCATGTAGTGGTGGTGGGAGGCGGCTTTGCCGGGTGTGCCGCGGCGGTGGCGGCAAGGCGGGCAGGGGTAAGGGTGACTTTGCTAGAGCGGACAAACCTTCTTTTAGGCAGTGGACTTGTTGGGGGCATCATTAAGAATAATGGTAGGCTTACCGCCTGGGAGGAGTTGCGCTTTCTAGGGGCAGAGGACTTCTTGCAGGTGATAGAAAGCTGTCTTTTGCACTGCAACATTGACTTTCCAGGACACCGACATGCAAGCTTGTATGATGTAGATCACATTGAACCGGAGGTCAGGGGGCACTTAAAGGAAATCGGTATTGATATCCTGCTAGAGAGCAGGGTGGTGGATACGGTGGTTGCCGGACGCCGGGTGGTATCTGTGGTACTTGAGGAAGGGGAAATCATCGACGGCGATGTCTTCGTAGATGCTACTGGTTCTGCGGGTCCCATGGGCAACTGCCTCAGGTATGGCGCCGGTTGTGTGATGTGTGTATTTCGCTGCCCAAGTTTCGGAGCTCGGGTTAGCATTAGTGCCAAGGCCGGGGTTAAGGACATAAGTGGCGACTTCAGCGGACTTTCTGGCTCCTGTGAGTTAGCTAAGGAGACCTTAGGGAGGTGGCTAGTGGACCGGTTGGAGAGTACCGGGTACTTAGTGATTCCCGTTCCTAAATACATGACCCATGGGGATGTCTTGGACATTAAAGCATGTCAGCAGTACGCACTACCGGAGTATGCCAACAATTTGATCTTACTAGACACGGGGAAAGTAAAGGTAATGACTCCCTACTTTCCCTTGGAGTTGATGCGGCAGGTACCCGGGTTTCAAGCGGCCCGGTATGCTGATCCCTATGCGGGAGGTCGGGGCAACTCAGTACGATTAAGTGTGATTACACCCCATCAGGCAAACCTGCAGGTTGTGGGCTTGGATAATCTCTATGCCGCCGGGGAAAAACTCGGGCTGTTAGTGGGCCACACCGAAGGGATCCTTACGGGCTATCTCGCAGGACATAATGCGGCACGAACGGTTTTGGATATGCCGCCCATCGTCCTACCTTTGGAATTAGCCTGTGGAGACTTCATCTACGAATCCAACAGGGTTACGCAAAATGAAAACCCAGGCAAGGTGCGATTTACTTTTTCGGGCAGTATCTACTTCGCCCGGATGCAGCAACTAGGGTTATATACCACTCACATAGGGGACATTGAATCTCGGGTGAGCCGCACGGGGTTAGCAGGCGTATTTGCTAAACCATTACTGCATTAA
- the yfcE gene encoding phosphodiesterase translates to MNIGVISDTHGSVEAWERAMNTVFSHTEMILHAGDVLYHGARNPLPGGYATSCLAERLNECQIPIVIARGNCDSEVDQVVIEIPMQAPFALVEAPWGRLLLTHGHRYDSTVVRDLAKKYRVRVWISGHTHIPLLEERGGTIFLNPGSPSLPKGAKACPTVGLITNDRVSLVELATGTTLHAISLSPQT, encoded by the coding sequence ATGAATATAGGTGTAATCAGTGATACTCATGGAAGTGTAGAAGCCTGGGAACGTGCGATGAACACCGTATTTTCCCATACGGAGATGATCTTACACGCCGGAGATGTTCTCTATCATGGAGCCCGGAATCCTTTGCCGGGAGGCTATGCCACATCCTGTTTGGCCGAGAGGTTGAACGAATGTCAGATCCCGATCGTAATTGCCCGAGGTAATTGCGATAGCGAGGTGGACCAAGTCGTGATCGAGATCCCGATGCAAGCCCCCTTTGCATTAGTGGAAGCTCCCTGGGGCAGACTACTGCTAACCCACGGCCACCGGTATGACTCCACAGTCGTCCGGGATTTGGCGAAGAAATATCGGGTTCGCGTTTGGATCAGCGGACATACCCATATACCATTGCTAGAAGAGCGGGGCGGAACGATCTTTCTTAACCCAGGCAGTCCTTCCCTGCCCAAAGGGGCTAAGGCCTGTCCCACTGTGGGACTGATCACCAACGACCGTGTCAGCTTGGTTGAACTGGCGACAGGGACAACCCTACACGCGATCAGTCTGTCTCCTCAGACTTAA
- a CDS encoding DUF2953 domain-containing protein: MVVYIVLGLLILVLCAPVMVHVFFASVNADLYFGISLGFLHIGKVTYQKRMDLEDAVHWALDRSVDTVVGRIREIRTVFVKHLTRILGQRTLINIGYMMLTGLPPSQSSSLEQAKALSKELFRKSPEHLTSFDLELVIGLNDAAYTAYSYAVFAALGAGLKGYLIDHSKAIDPRICVTAEFTDPQFTMDLDCIFRLVPGHIILVALANLVKALFRKGANWIWTETLSTP; this comes from the coding sequence TTGGTAGTCTATATTGTACTGGGCCTATTGATTTTGGTATTGTGCGCTCCTGTGATGGTTCACGTTTTTTTTGCTAGTGTTAACGCGGACCTTTACTTTGGTATTTCCCTAGGTTTCTTGCATATTGGCAAAGTTACATACCAGAAGCGGATGGATCTAGAGGATGCTGTCCATTGGGCATTGGACAGAAGTGTGGACACCGTGGTGGGTAGAATCCGGGAAATACGTACTGTATTTGTAAAACATCTAACCCGCATCTTGGGACAGCGTACTCTAATCAACATCGGTTACATGATGTTAACTGGACTACCTCCTAGTCAAAGTTCAAGTCTGGAACAAGCCAAAGCTCTTTCCAAGGAACTGTTTAGGAAATCCCCCGAGCACCTAACCTCTTTTGATCTTGAGCTTGTGATCGGACTCAATGATGCTGCTTATACGGCGTATTCCTATGCGGTGTTTGCTGCTTTGGGGGCCGGGCTGAAGGGTTACTTAATAGACCATTCCAAAGCCATTGATCCAAGGATTTGTGTTACTGCGGAGTTTACTGATCCTCAGTTCACGATGGACCTTGACTGCATATTTCGCTTGGTTCCAGGCCATATTATACTAGTAGCACTGGCTAATTTGGTCAAGGCACTGTTTCGGAAAGGGGCTAATTGGATATGGACGGAAACTCTCAGCACCCCATAG
- the ytfJ gene encoding GerW family sporulation protein yields the protein MDGNSQHPIEGIMKTAMDSIKTMVDVNTILGDPVETADGSVIIPVSRVSFGFAAGGTEFTSDTADKPTANASKAPHPFGGGSGAGISLHPVAFLVLSAGVVRLLPISKEVIFDRILDLVPEVLDQITNKGGTTTTLRNKP from the coding sequence ATGGACGGAAACTCTCAGCACCCCATAGAAGGTATCATGAAGACTGCCATGGATAGTATTAAGACTATGGTGGATGTAAATACCATACTAGGTGACCCGGTGGAGACCGCTGACGGATCGGTGATTATCCCTGTTTCAAGGGTCAGTTTTGGGTTTGCCGCTGGAGGCACTGAGTTTACCTCGGATACCGCAGATAAGCCCACCGCAAATGCTTCCAAGGCTCCCCATCCTTTCGGTGGAGGTAGTGGAGCGGGGATTTCCCTGCATCCTGTGGCGTTTCTGGTTCTCAGTGCAGGAGTGGTGCGGCTACTGCCCATCAGCAAGGAAGTCATTTTTGATCGCATCTTGGATCTAGTGCCCGAGGTGCTAGATCAGATTACTAACAAGGGTGGTACAACGACCACTCTGCGGAACAAGCCCTGA